The Flavobacterium jumunjinense genome includes a region encoding these proteins:
- a CDS encoding M20/M25/M40 family metallo-hydrolase: protein MKKVITLFLLSSLFVYSQTEDEKMLNNIYETALTKSKCYDWLDYLSNTIGSRLSGSKSAALAVDYTKGELEKLGFDRVFLQEVMVPKWVRGEKEQAYIEIKGKKINVPICALGSSVATSKKGLKSNIIEVQGIDEMIEMGEDKVKGKIVFFNRPMTPIHIQTFRAYGGCIDQRSSGAREAAKLGAVGVIVRSMNLRLDDFPHTGNTNYGDLPREMYIPAAAISTNGANLLSDSLKENPNLEFYFKQSCETHADVLSYNVVGEIKGTENPNKIMVVGGHLDSWDLGDGSHDDGAGVVQSMEIASIFKNLGYKPKNTIRVVLFMNEENGNRGGEKYAELASEANENHIFALESDAGGFSPRGFSIDADEANFAKISNWKSLFEPYLIHYFAIGHTGVDIGPLQSKHIVKAGLQPDSQRYFDYHHAANDTFDAINKRELELGAATMASLLYLFDQHGID, encoded by the coding sequence ATGAAAAAGGTTATAACTTTATTTTTACTGAGTAGTTTGTTCGTTTATAGTCAAACTGAAGATGAAAAAATGCTGAACAACATTTATGAAACTGCTTTAACAAAATCAAAGTGTTATGATTGGTTAGATTATTTATCAAATACAATAGGATCAAGATTGTCAGGGTCAAAATCGGCTGCCTTAGCTGTTGATTATACAAAAGGAGAATTAGAAAAGTTAGGCTTTGATCGCGTTTTTCTTCAAGAAGTAATGGTTCCGAAATGGGTTAGAGGAGAAAAAGAACAAGCTTATATTGAAATAAAAGGAAAGAAAATAAATGTACCTATTTGTGCCTTAGGAAGTTCTGTAGCTACTTCTAAAAAAGGATTAAAATCAAATATTATAGAAGTTCAAGGAATTGACGAAATGATTGAGATGGGTGAAGATAAAGTGAAAGGTAAGATTGTTTTTTTTAATAGACCAATGACGCCAATTCATATTCAAACATTTAGAGCCTATGGAGGTTGCATTGATCAACGCTCTTCTGGAGCAAGGGAAGCTGCGAAATTAGGTGCTGTTGGTGTTATTGTACGATCGATGAATTTACGTTTAGATGATTTTCCTCATACAGGGAATACAAATTATGGAGATTTACCTAGAGAAATGTATATTCCAGCAGCTGCAATTAGTACTAATGGAGCTAATTTATTGAGCGATTCATTAAAGGAAAACCCCAACTTAGAATTTTATTTTAAACAATCTTGCGAAACGCATGCAGATGTGTTGTCCTATAATGTTGTTGGAGAAATTAAAGGAACTGAAAACCCTAATAAAATCATGGTTGTCGGTGGTCATTTAGATTCTTGGGATTTGGGTGATGGATCTCATGATGATGGAGCAGGAGTAGTGCAGAGTATGGAAATAGCTTCTATTTTTAAGAACTTAGGATATAAACCAAAAAATACAATTCGTGTAGTTTTGTTTATGAATGAGGAAAACGGAAATAGAGGAGGTGAAAAATATGCTGAATTGGCAAGTGAAGCTAATGAAAATCATATTTTTGCTTTAGAAAGTGATGCTGGAGGCTTTTCTCCTAGAGGTTTTTCTATTGATGCTGATGAAGCAAATTTTGCAAAAATTAGTAACTGGAAAAGCTTATTTGAACCTTATTTAATTCATTATTTTGCAATAGGTCATACAGGTGTAGATATTGGACCATTGCAATCAAAACATATTGTTAAAGCAGGTTTACAACCCGATTCTCAACGTTATTTTGATTATCATCATGCTGCAAATGATACTTTTGATGCTATAAACAAACGCGAATTAGAATTAGGTGCTGCAACAATGGCATCGCTACTTTATTTGTTTGATCAACATGGAATTGATTAA
- the kdsA gene encoding 3-deoxy-8-phosphooctulonate synthase gives MNLDNIPQIKHTKSGNFFLLSGPCAIESEEMAMRIAEKIVTITDKLEIPYVFKGSFKKANRSRIDSFTGIGDEKALKILAKVSKEFGVPTVTDIHTNEDAIMAAEYVDILQIPAFLVRQTDLVMAAANTGKTVNLKKGQFMSPESMKHAVQKVIDCQNENVMVTDRGTMFGYQDMIVDYRGIPTMQQYATTVLDVTHSLQQPNQTVGVTGGRPDMIETVAKAGIAVGVDGIFIETHFDPANAKSDGANMLHLDYLENLMTKLVAIRKTINQF, from the coding sequence ATGAATTTAGATAATATTCCTCAAATTAAACATACAAAAAGTGGTAATTTTTTCCTTTTATCAGGACCTTGTGCCATAGAAAGTGAAGAAATGGCAATGCGTATTGCTGAAAAAATTGTTACTATTACTGATAAACTAGAAATTCCATACGTATTTAAAGGTTCTTTTAAAAAAGCCAATCGTTCAAGAATTGACAGTTTTACTGGAATTGGTGATGAAAAAGCATTGAAAATTTTAGCAAAAGTTTCTAAAGAATTTGGTGTTCCAACAGTAACTGATATTCATACTAATGAAGATGCTATTATGGCAGCAGAATATGTAGACATTCTTCAAATTCCTGCTTTTTTAGTACGTCAAACTGATTTAGTTATGGCTGCAGCAAACACTGGAAAAACGGTAAATCTTAAAAAAGGACAATTCATGAGTCCAGAAAGTATGAAACATGCAGTTCAAAAAGTAATCGATTGCCAAAACGAAAACGTAATGGTTACAGATAGAGGTACTATGTTTGGCTATCAAGACATGATTGTAGATTATAGAGGTATTCCAACTATGCAACAATATGCTACAACCGTACTAGATGTTACGCATTCACTACAACAACCTAATCAAACTGTAGGTGTTACAGGTGGTCGTCCGGACATGATTGAAACAGTTGCAAAAGCTGGAATTGCTGTAGGTGTAGACGGAATCTTTATAGAAACTCATTTCGATCCTGCTAATGCAAAAAGCGATGGTGCTAACATGTTACATTTAGATTATTTAGAAAACTTAATGACTAAGTTAGTTGCTATTAGAAAAACAATTAACCAATTTTAA
- a CDS encoding 2-dehydro-3-deoxyphosphooctonate aldolase — protein MKIFAFLLLSIVFVSCTSTKSTIKNIDNSAVKPKIINEAFEITEYANDSKYGYDADYPINLGPLTENLEALNIKYFFNSLEGAEGESINYKKTDTCCPFPTETNLMGAGTLAIYEVIFSGTNKKVNLYFNIFEKGKIVCPKGFTIKKNNK, from the coding sequence ATGAAAATCTTCGCTTTTTTACTATTAAGTATAGTTTTTGTTTCTTGCACAAGTACTAAATCTACAATCAAAAACATCGATAATTCAGCGGTTAAGCCTAAAATAATAAATGAAGCCTTTGAAATTACAGAATATGCAAATGATTCAAAATATGGCTATGATGCTGATTACCCAATCAATTTAGGACCGCTAACTGAAAATTTGGAAGCATTGAATATAAAATACTTTTTCAACAGCTTAGAAGGTGCAGAAGGAGAAAGCATAAATTATAAAAAAACAGACACTTGTTGCCCATTTCCAACGGAAACAAATCTAATGGGAGCAGGAACTTTAGCTATATATGAAGTGATTTTTTCTGGAACCAATAAAAAAGTAAACCTTTACTTTAATATCTTCGAAAAAGGAAAAATTGTTTGTCCTAAAGGATTTACAATTAAGAAAAACAATAAATAG
- a CDS encoding DUF4199 domain-containing protein, with translation MIKSFKIEMKWAIIYSLAYIIWMFVEKQLGWHNEGVRYQPIYNLLFTPISIFLYTLCLVDKKRNHYKGESDWKQGIISGIVLSVLITVLNPAVLYITHNHISPDFFQNAIEAAVGKNITLQEAQAHYNINNAISNSVFEKLSFGVVIAAIISYFVKTKKN, from the coding sequence ATGATAAAGTCGTTTAAAATTGAAATGAAATGGGCTATAATTTATAGTCTAGCGTATATAATTTGGATGTTTGTTGAAAAACAATTAGGATGGCATAATGAAGGTGTGCGCTATCAGCCCATTTACAATTTACTATTCACTCCAATAAGTATATTTCTATATACACTATGTTTAGTAGATAAAAAAAGGAACCATTATAAAGGAGAATCAGATTGGAAACAAGGAATTATCTCTGGAATAGTACTTTCCGTATTAATTACTGTTTTAAACCCAGCTGTATTATATATTACACACAATCATATTTCTCCCGATTTCTTTCAAAATGCCATTGAAGCTGCTGTAGGCAAAAACATTACTTTACAAGAAGCTCAAGCACATTATAATATTAATAATGCAATTTCAAATAGTGTTTTTGAAAAATTATCTTTTGGGGTTGTTATTGCAGCTATAATCAGTTACTTTGTTAAAACTAAGAAAAATTAA
- a CDS encoding YeeE/YedE family protein, protein MELLYGTWHWSISGFAIGAIMLLLIYFGKSFGMSSNLRTMCSIMGAGKYNSFFDFDWKAHRWNLIVVLGAIIGGFIAVTFLDNGTGVNVSEATIKDLAVLQIDAPKGKLIPNELFGLDAMMSVKGFLILLFGGVLVGFGTRYAGGCTSGHAISGLSNLQIPSLIAVIGFFIGGLIMVHLLLPFII, encoded by the coding sequence ATGGAATTACTTTACGGAACTTGGCATTGGTCAATTTCAGGCTTTGCTATAGGTGCAATAATGTTACTACTTATTTATTTTGGAAAATCATTTGGAATGTCATCCAACTTAAGAACGATGTGTTCTATTATGGGTGCTGGTAAATATAATTCTTTTTTTGATTTCGATTGGAAAGCTCATAGATGGAATTTAATAGTTGTTTTAGGTGCAATTATAGGTGGTTTTATTGCTGTTACCTTTTTAGATAATGGAACTGGCGTAAATGTAAGTGAAGCTACAATCAAAGATTTAGCTGTTTTACAAATTGATGCTCCTAAAGGTAAATTAATTCCGAATGAATTATTTGGATTAGACGCTATGATGAGTGTTAAAGGATTTTTAATATTACTTTTTGGTGGTGTATTGGTCGGCTTTGGAACTCGTTATGCAGGAGGTTGCACTTCTGGACACGCTATTTCTGGATTGAGTAATTTACAAATTCCTTCTTTAATTGCTGTAATTGGCTTTTTTATAGGCGGTTTAATTATGGTTCATCTTTTACTTCCTTTTATAATTTAA
- a CDS encoding DUF6691 family protein, whose protein sequence is MKFLRFLLLGIVFGIVLTKTEAVSWFRIYEMFKFQSFHMFGIIMVAICTGVIGIQLIKRFKVKDFSGEEIQIVDKEKGFLRYVFGGALFGLGWGLVGCCPGPIFVLLGTGALGVVIVLIGALLGTYLYGVLKDKLPH, encoded by the coding sequence ATGAAATTTCTACGTTTTTTATTGTTAGGTATTGTTTTTGGTATTGTTTTAACGAAAACAGAAGCCGTTTCATGGTTTAGAATCTATGAAATGTTTAAATTTCAATCGTTTCATATGTTTGGAATCATTATGGTTGCTATTTGTACAGGAGTAATTGGAATTCAGTTGATTAAAAGATTTAAGGTAAAAGATTTTTCAGGTGAAGAAATTCAAATAGTAGATAAAGAAAAAGGATTTCTTAGATATGTTTTTGGAGGTGCTTTATTTGGATTAGGTTGGGGATTAGTAGGGTGTTGCCCTGGACCAATATTTGTTCTTCTAGGAACAGGAGCTCTTGGAGTTGTTATTGTTTTAATAGGTGCTTTATTAGGAACTTACCTATATGGAGTTTTAAAGGATAAATTACCGCATTAG
- a CDS encoding lipocalin-like domain-containing protein: MKKIAVLLGCALMLCFTMSSFGKKEEVSISLVGKWKYFQEGKKNNKKESLIVYQHDDRCGKDYVEFFNDGKVNDVYYYGNENCDISVDTGTWEREGVNLIVSFPFAGKEKGEILVLDATTLKLMTTVGGVETVYVYKKM, from the coding sequence ATGAAAAAAATAGCAGTTTTACTTGGTTGTGCTTTGATGTTATGTTTCACCATGTCATCATTTGGTAAAAAGGAAGAAGTATCAATTTCATTAGTTGGTAAATGGAAGTACTTTCAAGAAGGGAAAAAAAACAATAAAAAAGAATCTTTAATAGTTTACCAACATGATGATAGATGTGGCAAGGATTATGTTGAGTTTTTTAATGATGGAAAAGTAAACGATGTGTATTATTATGGCAATGAGAATTGTGATATCTCTGTAGATACAGGTACATGGGAAAGAGAAGGTGTGAATTTAATAGTAAGCTTTCCTTTTGCAGGTAAAGAAAAAGGAGAGATTCTAGTATTAGATGCTACTACATTAAAATTAATGACAACTGTTGGAGGTGTTGAAACTGTTTACGTTTACAAAAAAATGTAA
- a CDS encoding ATP-dependent Clp protease adaptor ClpS produces MSTIEKVQEELLVEELVGLNNEIILYNDDVNTFDHVIDTLVKVCNHEALQAEQCALLVHYKGQCAIKTGSYDELKPLCSALLDAGLSAEIL; encoded by the coding sequence ATGAGCACGATAGAAAAAGTACAAGAAGAACTTTTAGTTGAAGAGTTAGTAGGATTAAATAATGAAATTATCCTCTATAATGACGATGTTAATACTTTTGACCATGTTATTGATACATTAGTAAAAGTATGTAATCATGAAGCGCTACAAGCAGAACAATGTGCTTTATTAGTACATTACAAAGGGCAATGTGCTATTAAAACTGGAAGTTATGATGAATTAAAACCTCTTTGCTCCGCTCTTTTAGATGCTGGGTTAAGTGCTGAAATATTATAA
- the prmA gene encoding 50S ribosomal protein L11 methyltransferase encodes MSNSYIGYHFIIEPAALGSEILLAELGETAFESFVENENGLSAYIQKEFWNENILDDIYILKNEEFTINYTFEEIDQVNWNEEWEKNFEPIEVDNKCYVRAPFHEKTNTEFDIVIEPKMSFGTGHHETTHMMIQHLLETDVTNKKTLDMGCGTAILAILAEMKGAHPIDAIDIDNWCYQNSVENAERNNCKHISVYEGDVSLLTSDKKYDIIIANINRNILLNDMQQYANCLNQDGILLLSGFYTEDIPVINESCTEKGLTYIKKFERNNWVSLKYKKQ; translated from the coding sequence AGAAACTGCTTTTGAAAGTTTTGTAGAAAATGAAAATGGTCTTTCTGCTTATATTCAAAAGGAATTTTGGAATGAAAATATATTAGATGACATCTATATTTTAAAAAATGAAGAGTTTACTATAAATTATACTTTTGAAGAAATCGATCAAGTAAATTGGAATGAAGAATGGGAAAAAAACTTCGAGCCGATAGAAGTTGACAATAAATGCTATGTTCGTGCACCATTTCATGAGAAAACAAATACAGAATTTGATATTGTTATTGAACCTAAAATGAGTTTTGGTACTGGTCATCATGAAACAACACACATGATGATTCAACATTTATTAGAAACTGATGTTACAAATAAAAAAACACTAGACATGGGTTGTGGCACTGCAATTCTTGCAATTTTAGCAGAAATGAAAGGGGCTCATCCTATTGACGCTATTGACATTGACAATTGGTGTTACCAAAACTCTGTTGAAAATGCAGAACGTAATAATTGTAAACATATATCTGTTTATGAAGGAGATGTAAGTTTATTAACTTCAGATAAAAAATATGATATTATCATCGCAAACATTAATAGAAATATCCTTTTGAACGACATGCAACAGTATGCAAATTGTTTAAATCAAGATGGAATATTATTATTGAGTGGTTTCTATACAGAAGATATCCCTGTTATCAATGAATCGTGTACCGAAAAAGGATTAACCTACATAAAAAAGTTTGAAAGAAATAATTGGGTTTCTTTGAAATATAAAAAACAATAA